One Candidatus Peregrinibacteria bacterium DNA segment encodes these proteins:
- the trpS gene encoding tryptophan--tRNA ligase, which translates to MRILSGIKPTGRPHLGNYLGAMREHIALQNEGHECLYFVADYHALTTVKNAADLKEFRRGVALDYLALGLDPNKVTFFYQSAVPEHAELAWILNCIAPHGLLERAHAWKDALAKGQREMNVGLFTYPVLMAADILIYQTNQVPVGQDQRQHVEIARDIAEKFNGHFGETFTLPEPRIEKSVATVLGTDGQKMSKSYGNTISIFDDEAVIKKQIMGIKTASIDLKDPMPIENDLILGLYEQFSSSQELDALKANYRAGGFGYGKAKEALFEKVLHFFAEARARRKELESSPQLDELMELGAQKARTLAQATMHLVYKKIGLD; encoded by the coding sequence ATGCGCATTCTTTCTGGAATCAAACCCACCGGACGACCTCATCTTGGAAACTATTTGGGCGCCATGCGAGAGCACATTGCCCTGCAAAATGAAGGCCATGAATGCTTATATTTTGTGGCCGATTACCACGCCCTCACCACGGTGAAAAACGCGGCCGATCTCAAAGAATTTCGCCGCGGAGTGGCTCTCGACTACCTCGCCCTTGGACTCGATCCCAACAAAGTGACTTTTTTTTACCAAAGCGCTGTTCCCGAACATGCCGAACTCGCTTGGATTTTAAACTGCATCGCCCCTCATGGGCTCCTGGAACGCGCCCATGCTTGGAAAGACGCTCTCGCCAAGGGTCAAAGGGAAATGAATGTGGGGCTCTTCACTTATCCAGTACTGATGGCAGCGGATATTTTGATTTACCAAACCAACCAAGTCCCTGTGGGCCAAGATCAAAGACAGCACGTGGAAATAGCACGAGACATTGCCGAAAAATTCAATGGACATTTCGGAGAAACCTTCACCCTTCCTGAACCTCGCATCGAGAAATCCGTGGCAACTGTCCTTGGAACCGACGGACAAAAAATGAGCAAAAGTTACGGGAACACCATCTCTATTTTCGACGACGAAGCTGTCATTAAAAAACAGATCATGGGCATCAAAACCGCCAGCATCGATTTGAAAGACCCCATGCCCATTGAAAATGATCTCATTCTAGGACTTTATGAACAATTTTCTAGTTCACAAGAACTCGACGCCTTAAAAGCCAACTATCGAGCTGGCGGCTTCGGCTACGGAAAGGCCAAAGAAGCTCTCTTTGAAAAAGTACTGCACTTTTTTGCAGAAGCACGAGCTCGTCGTAAAGAACTCGAAAGCTCTCCTCAACTTGACGAACTCATGGAGCTTGGCGCTCAAAAAGCACGCACGCTCGCTCAAGCCACCATGCACTTGGTTTACAAAAAAATAGGCCTCGATTGA
- the secF gene encoding protein translocase subunit SecF encodes MAWTSKRTLAAKTLLILVFAGLLSYFDSTTDLKLGLDLKGGTQLDYSIDLSEVALADQKQLVEGVKEVIRRRVDSLGVAEPSIYDSKVGDEFHVIVELAGVQDLEEAKAIVGKTIQLEFREEEPNPDNSKQVAWANEAAKNFLSQVNAGENFQSLGEKERNENKQNVQFTAHTGSKIEDLPADLQTAIEGKSEGSLVGPLDLTGAYTVNSTGNLSAFSGTGLIQVGARHMETEEKEIPETVSARHILVSWNEINEEQTRSKEEALARIQEVQNKLAEGQSFEELAKEYSEDPGSKDKGGDLGAFGRGAMVEAFEETAFSTEVGQISEPIESDFGYHLIQVYDKQEAATETVEIEKIDVNSIIWNTTADPWKEEAVLTGEHFEHADVQFNGSYQPFVSITFDEEGGKIFEELTGRNINKSIAIFVGGELISAPTVQAQISGGQAQISGSFTIEEAQELARDLNTGAIPAPVELVGQHNISATLGEEALNQSLHAGLIGVLVLALFMILYYRLPGLIASVALAIYSALLIFVIKSSVPVLLSILVSLGIFSYLVYLILKSRDSLGEKCIAFVVACFGLFFLASVLASPITLTLAGIAGVVLSIGMAVDANILIFERMKEELREGRTLHSAIDEGFKRAWESIRDSNFSSLITCGILFYFGSSIIRGFAANLALGILVSMFSAILLTRTLLLFTAESGLSKKMGLWGSNIKKEPKPWPIMKFSGLWTALSGLLAVVAIVAVLIFGVRLGLDFTGGTSLEVKLNNPEITKEEVISDVEAVASALGEDLGSPQVLSNDEGHFIIRLKHISEEDRVALMSKFKESSPNLEEIRFTTVGPVIGDTLKQKAALALGLTSIMIVLYIAFAFRRIPKEVSPWRFGMSAIVALIHDVLIVFGVFVVLGHYYGVEMDALFITALLTIMGFSVHDTIVVFDRIRENLRHRSEKETLMETANKALNQTLARSINTSISTLITIVAMLILGPESIRMFLLALTVGIVAGTYSSIFIASPLMVWWNNWAVKRR; translated from the coding sequence ATGGCGTGGACTTCTAAACGTACGCTCGCGGCAAAAACTCTGCTCATTTTGGTGTTCGCGGGTCTGCTTTCTTATTTCGACAGCACTACCGATCTCAAACTGGGGCTCGACCTCAAAGGGGGAACTCAACTCGATTACTCCATCGACCTGAGTGAAGTGGCCCTTGCCGACCAAAAACAGCTGGTGGAAGGGGTGAAAGAGGTGATCCGCCGCCGCGTCGACAGCCTAGGGGTGGCTGAACCCAGCATTTATGATTCTAAAGTGGGAGATGAATTTCACGTGATTGTAGAATTGGCCGGTGTTCAAGATTTAGAAGAAGCCAAAGCCATCGTAGGGAAAACCATACAATTGGAATTCAGAGAAGAAGAGCCAAACCCGGACAACAGTAAGCAAGTGGCTTGGGCCAATGAAGCCGCTAAAAACTTCCTAAGCCAAGTGAATGCCGGTGAAAACTTTCAAAGCCTAGGAGAAAAAGAACGCAACGAAAACAAACAAAACGTGCAATTCACAGCGCACACCGGCTCTAAAATAGAAGATTTGCCTGCCGACCTCCAAACGGCTATCGAAGGGAAAAGTGAAGGCAGTCTCGTGGGTCCCTTGGATCTGACAGGAGCCTACACGGTGAACTCAACAGGAAATTTGAGTGCCTTCAGCGGAACCGGTCTCATCCAAGTGGGAGCACGTCACATGGAAACAGAAGAAAAAGAGATTCCAGAAACCGTCAGTGCTCGCCACATTTTAGTGAGCTGGAATGAAATCAATGAGGAGCAAACACGCAGTAAAGAAGAAGCCCTCGCCCGCATTCAAGAAGTGCAAAACAAACTTGCAGAAGGGCAAAGTTTTGAAGAACTCGCCAAAGAATATTCTGAAGATCCTGGCAGCAAAGATAAAGGAGGCGACCTGGGAGCTTTTGGTCGTGGAGCCATGGTGGAAGCCTTTGAAGAAACGGCATTCAGCACCGAAGTGGGACAGATTTCTGAACCTATAGAAAGCGATTTTGGTTACCACCTGATTCAAGTTTACGACAAACAAGAAGCCGCTACCGAAACAGTGGAGATCGAAAAAATAGATGTGAACAGCATCATCTGGAACACCACCGCCGATCCTTGGAAAGAAGAAGCCGTCCTCACCGGGGAACATTTTGAACACGCAGACGTTCAATTCAACGGCTCTTATCAACCTTTTGTGAGCATCACCTTCGATGAAGAAGGAGGTAAAATTTTTGAAGAACTCACAGGAAGAAACATCAATAAAAGCATTGCCATTTTCGTGGGTGGAGAACTGATTTCCGCTCCCACGGTTCAAGCTCAAATCAGCGGTGGACAAGCACAAATTTCAGGGAGTTTCACCATTGAAGAAGCTCAAGAACTGGCTCGTGATCTCAATACCGGAGCCATCCCTGCCCCCGTTGAACTGGTGGGACAACACAACATCAGCGCCACCCTTGGGGAAGAAGCGTTGAATCAAAGTTTACACGCAGGACTCATTGGTGTGCTCGTGCTGGCCCTCTTCATGATTCTCTACTACCGCTTGCCAGGACTCATCGCCTCTGTCGCTCTGGCCATCTATTCGGCCTTGCTCATCTTCGTGATCAAAAGCTCAGTCCCCGTACTGCTCTCCATCTTGGTCAGCCTGGGCATCTTCTCTTACCTCGTCTACCTCATCCTCAAGAGTCGTGATTCTTTAGGAGAAAAATGCATCGCCTTTGTAGTGGCTTGTTTTGGACTCTTCTTCCTGGCTTCCGTACTGGCTAGCCCCATCACCCTGACCTTAGCGGGCATCGCCGGGGTCGTGCTCTCTATTGGAATGGCCGTGGACGCGAACATCCTCATTTTCGAACGCATGAAAGAAGAACTCCGAGAAGGACGTACCTTACACAGTGCCATCGATGAAGGGTTCAAGCGAGCCTGGGAGTCCATCCGCGACTCCAACTTTTCTTCGCTCATCACTTGTGGCATTTTGTTCTACTTTGGCTCCTCCATCATTCGTGGTTTTGCAGCCAACCTAGCGCTCGGTATTTTGGTTTCCATGTTCAGCGCCATTTTGCTCACACGCACCTTGTTGCTCTTCACTGCCGAAAGCGGCCTTTCTAAAAAAATGGGGCTCTGGGGCAGCAACATCAAAAAAGAACCCAAACCTTGGCCTATCATGAAGTTCTCTGGCCTTTGGACAGCTCTCTCTGGCCTGCTCGCCGTAGTGGCCATTGTGGCCGTGCTGATTTTTGGAGTACGCCTCGGCCTCGATTTCACCGGTGGAACCAGCCTGGAAGTGAAACTCAATAACCCTGAAATAACCAAAGAAGAAGTGATCAGCGATGTGGAAGCAGTGGCCAGCGCTCTGGGCGAAGATTTGGGCTCCCCGCAAGTGCTTTCCAACGACGAAGGCCATTTCATCATTCGTCTCAAACACATCTCTGAAGAAGACCGTGTCGCCCTCATGAGCAAATTCAAAGAAAGCAGTCCCAATTTAGAGGAGATCCGTTTCACAACCGTAGGCCCTGTGATCGGAGACACGCTCAAACAAAAAGCAGCTCTGGCCTTGGGACTCACTTCCATCATGATTGTGCTGTACATTGCCTTTGCCTTCCGACGCATCCCTAAAGAGGTCAGCCCTTGGCGCTTTGGGATGTCCGCTATTGTGGCCTTGATCCACGACGTGCTCATTGTTTTTGGCGTCTTCGTGGTGCTCGGGCATTATTACGGAGTAGAGATGGACGCCCTCTTCATCACGGCGCTGCTCACCATCATGGGATTCTCGGTGCACGACACCATTGTGGTTTTCGACCGTATTCGCGAGAATTTGCGTCACCGCAGTGAAAAAGAAACTTTGATGGAAACCGCGAACAAAGCCCTCAATCAAACACTGGCGCGTTCCATAAACACTTCCATTTCTACGCTCATCACCATCGTGGCCATGCTCATTCTGGGCCCCGAAAGCATTCGCATGTTCCTACTCGCGCTGACCGTGGGTATTGTGGCCGGAACCTATTCCTCCATCTTCATTGCCAGCCCTCTCATGGTTTGGTGGAACAACTGGGCCGTCAAACGTCGATAA
- a CDS encoding cyclase family protein — MKRIDLTHTFTHDMPVYPGDSQPELIETADDYEGGKIIHYQLKTSMHVGTHMDAPLHMLPNGKRINEYDVDHFFGRGHLIDARGKAIDLDLLEGQSISKGDIVLILTGFSKIFGTPEYYESYPEISETFASKMVELGVHIVGTDTPSPDRSPFAIHKILLGSDILIIENLTHLEALLGQEPFTVTALPVKFDAEAAPVRVVAEI, encoded by the coding sequence ATGAAACGTATCGACCTCACCCACACCTTCACGCACGACATGCCCGTTTACCCGGGTGATTCACAGCCAGAATTGATCGAAACGGCTGATGATTACGAAGGTGGAAAAATCATTCATTATCAGCTCAAAACCAGTATGCATGTGGGCACTCACATGGACGCCCCTTTGCACATGCTCCCCAATGGCAAACGCATCAATGAGTATGACGTGGATCATTTTTTTGGCAGAGGCCATCTCATAGATGCACGAGGCAAAGCGATAGATCTTGATTTGCTTGAAGGACAATCCATTTCAAAAGGAGACATCGTTCTCATCCTCACAGGCTTTTCCAAAATCTTTGGCACCCCTGAATATTACGAATCTTACCCAGAGATAAGCGAAACCTTCGCCTCAAAAATGGTGGAACTGGGTGTCCATATTGTGGGTACAGACACGCCAAGTCCAGATCGATCCCCCTTTGCCATTCACAAAATATTGCTAGGAAGCGACATCTTGATCATTGAGAATCTTACCCACTTAGAAGCTCTGTTGGGGCAGGAGCCATTCACGGTCACTGCCTTGCCCGTTAAATTTGATGCGGAGGCAGCTCCGGTTAGAGTGGTTGCGGAAATTTAA
- the priA gene encoding primosomal protein N', with translation MNYADVFVQHPYSRKQASFVYKIKEGMHLQAGDGVLVPFQKGEKLGLVLRIHQETPSFKVKEITSLLEEQPLLFPWQRELAQWISEYYFCSLWDALRLFLPKNIFKKSRAKKVMNKKNTQEKNEKILNEEQQKILDFFFQKKPKKSLIQGVTGSGKTEIYKRLIQKTLKEGGQALLLVPEISLTPQFIHYFQEDFPDLAVMHSRVSEGERTEQWRKIKKGELNLVLGSRSATFVPFKNLQLIVMDEEHEWSYKQDQSPRYHTRTVVEKIQELSSCALVLGSATPSLESRAQAEVGALTHFTLLKRALGTPLPKVEIVDMRDELKKQNFSMFSEKLEQKIRSALDAKEQVLLFLNRRGSASSTLCRECGKVCECPDCHFPFTYHARNFYRPLLLCHHCGKQVPLPEHCERCGSVRIKQLGGGTEKVENELQRLFPQARLARADKDTMSKKDSFTALHQKMKNEEVDILIGTQMIGKGWDLPKVSLVGILLADMGLNIPDFRSSERGFQLLTQVAGRAGRADTQGQVLVQTYNPEHPVIHYVQNHDYESFYEQEKCSREIDLLPPFGKIVKVIFLEKSATLSEKKAKALLEFLQNDLSHKSYAAPAFLNKTKGKIQWNVLVQGLHPRKLIQNCPKELLEGARIDVDPMICI, from the coding sequence ATGAACTACGCCGACGTTTTCGTTCAGCATCCTTATTCTCGCAAACAAGCCTCCTTCGTTTATAAAATCAAAGAAGGAATGCACCTTCAAGCCGGAGACGGCGTGCTGGTGCCCTTTCAAAAAGGAGAAAAACTGGGCCTGGTGCTGCGAATCCATCAAGAAACCCCTTCCTTCAAAGTCAAAGAAATCACTTCTCTTCTCGAAGAGCAACCGCTGCTCTTTCCTTGGCAAAGGGAACTGGCACAATGGATAAGTGAATACTATTTTTGTTCATTGTGGGATGCCCTACGCCTCTTTTTACCCAAAAACATCTTTAAAAAAAGCCGGGCTAAGAAAGTTATGAACAAAAAAAATACCCAAGAAAAAAACGAGAAAATACTCAATGAAGAGCAGCAAAAAATCCTCGATTTTTTCTTCCAAAAAAAACCTAAAAAAAGCCTCATCCAAGGGGTAACCGGCTCTGGCAAAACCGAGATCTACAAACGGCTCATCCAAAAAACACTAAAGGAAGGGGGACAAGCTCTGCTCTTGGTGCCTGAAATCTCACTCACACCTCAATTCATCCATTATTTTCAAGAAGATTTCCCTGACCTCGCCGTGATGCACAGCAGAGTGAGTGAAGGCGAGCGTACCGAGCAATGGAGAAAAATCAAAAAGGGAGAACTGAATCTTGTGCTCGGTTCCCGCTCCGCTACTTTTGTGCCCTTTAAAAATTTACAACTGATTGTGATGGATGAAGAGCATGAATGGAGCTACAAACAAGATCAAAGTCCTCGCTATCACACCCGAACCGTGGTGGAAAAAATACAAGAACTGAGCTCCTGTGCCCTGGTCCTCGGCTCCGCCACTCCCAGCCTCGAAAGTCGTGCCCAGGCCGAAGTAGGAGCATTGACCCACTTCACCTTGCTCAAGCGGGCCCTAGGAACTCCTTTACCCAAGGTAGAAATCGTCGACATGCGCGACGAATTGAAAAAACAAAATTTCAGCATGTTCAGCGAAAAGCTTGAACAAAAAATTAGATCAGCTCTCGACGCCAAAGAACAAGTTTTGCTCTTCTTGAACCGACGCGGCTCCGCCAGCTCCACCCTCTGCCGAGAGTGCGGCAAAGTCTGCGAATGCCCCGATTGCCATTTCCCTTTCACCTACCATGCTCGAAACTTCTATCGACCTCTTTTGCTATGCCACCATTGTGGAAAGCAAGTGCCTTTACCCGAGCACTGTGAACGCTGCGGCAGTGTGCGCATCAAACAATTGGGTGGAGGAACCGAGAAAGTGGAAAACGAATTGCAGCGCCTTTTCCCACAAGCCCGATTGGCTCGCGCCGACAAAGACACCATGAGCAAAAAAGACAGCTTCACAGCTCTGCATCAAAAAATGAAAAATGAGGAGGTGGACATTCTCATCGGCACTCAAATGATCGGCAAAGGTTGGGATCTGCCCAAAGTCAGCCTCGTGGGTATTTTGCTCGCCGACATGGGTCTCAACATTCCCGATTTCCGCAGCTCAGAACGAGGCTTTCAACTGCTCACTCAAGTGGCAGGCCGGGCCGGACGCGCCGACACTCAAGGCCAGGTGCTGGTTCAAACATACAATCCTGAACATCCAGTGATTCACTACGTGCAAAATCACGACTACGAAAGCTTTTACGAACAAGAAAAATGTTCAAGAGAAATCGATTTACTTCCTCCTTTTGGAAAAATCGTTAAAGTGATTTTTTTAGAGAAAAGTGCCACACTCTCAGAAAAAAAGGCCAAAGCCCTCTTAGAATTTTTACAAAACGACCTCTCTCATAAAAGCTACGCTGCCCCTGCTTTTCTAAACAAAACCAAAGGCAAAATCCAATGGAATGTACTGGTGCAAGGCCTTCATCCTCGCAAGCTGATCCAAAACTGCCCCAAAGAACTCCTAGAAGGGGCCCGCATCGACGTGGACCCTATGATTTGCATTTAA
- a CDS encoding S-layer homology domain-containing protein: MKNLRYVLPFFVLLLTPDFAQAVELGHGLIKQYSYETEHYRIEFSELLMEQADEDGNDLPDIVDIVAESAEYAYGVLIEDLHYPDPMEEGELLLIVLDDTDQYLASGSLGVTSLLSNGDPYVALDPWLSEEYLQVTTGHEIFHTVQFGYGVSFAYTYPGINWAEATATWVEDLQYDSINDYVNYLADFFDYPDYSIFASFVPTGSLFEYGLNIWPRFLSEYYNDNVVKEIWEAYIASEVEYESDLRLYETVRSVVAARGDEFNEVFRQFTLWNLSLEPYEEGNLYPSVLLLEGETGTDYQQLDSNYAPALYGSNYIYFENTGSDSSFYFHIQKPENIRFAVTLVPYDEQGANLLRSTSQTIGPDEVMEEALELSDLSGVEGVVAVISPLDAEASQLNGVTDFDEGHLYNFWAEFGAPNAQVEVETTHTDEDAGTKEGEISSSDKGELNTLVLSVISYDEDSVSLDWNRLVRDSVFSYEVHYGTEDDDLEFTQVIPHAYTTSATISGLEAGETYYFELETYNENGVAIVDASSIIAVTPEAWIFSDVSYLHSRYAEIHALVEGGVFQGYADGSFKPEVTINRAELLKILIEGRGYTPGAHYNNCFSDVGTAWYAKYVCYAKEEGWVNGYADGSFKPGEPVNKVEALKMLFNVYEAGLQEGTVTEELPYEDLNSHAWYSIYVSEASELGILEEEPGTVFEATEGRSRSEMAVELYRYLVVMDLIRE, translated from the coding sequence ATGAAAAACCTTCGTTACGTCCTTCCTTTTTTTGTTCTTTTACTCACACCTGATTTTGCTCAAGCGGTGGAGTTGGGGCATGGTCTCATCAAGCAGTATTCCTATGAAACGGAGCATTATCGTATTGAATTTTCTGAGCTTTTGATGGAGCAAGCGGATGAAGATGGCAATGATCTTCCTGATATTGTGGACATTGTGGCTGAGTCTGCCGAGTATGCGTATGGAGTTTTAATAGAAGACCTTCATTATCCAGACCCCATGGAAGAAGGGGAGCTGCTTTTGATTGTTTTGGACGATACGGATCAATATCTTGCGTCCGGGAGTTTGGGGGTGACCAGTTTGCTCAGCAATGGGGACCCTTATGTGGCTTTGGATCCGTGGCTTTCTGAAGAATATTTGCAGGTCACGACGGGCCATGAAATTTTTCATACGGTTCAATTCGGTTATGGAGTGAGTTTCGCCTACACTTATCCTGGCATCAACTGGGCTGAGGCCACGGCCACTTGGGTGGAGGATCTGCAATACGATTCCATCAATGATTATGTGAATTATTTGGCCGACTTTTTTGACTATCCGGATTATTCCATTTTTGCCTCGTTTGTTCCCACGGGTTCTTTGTTTGAATACGGACTCAACATTTGGCCTCGCTTTCTGTCAGAATACTATAATGACAATGTGGTGAAAGAAATTTGGGAAGCGTATATTGCTTCTGAAGTGGAATATGAAAGTGACCTTCGACTGTATGAAACTGTTCGAAGTGTGGTGGCCGCTCGGGGGGATGAATTCAACGAAGTGTTTCGTCAGTTCACGCTTTGGAATTTGAGCCTTGAACCTTATGAAGAAGGAAATTTATATCCTTCGGTTTTGCTTTTGGAAGGGGAGACGGGGACGGATTATCAGCAATTGGATTCCAACTATGCTCCTGCTTTGTATGGCAGCAATTACATCTATTTTGAAAACACGGGTTCGGATTCCAGTTTTTATTTCCATATTCAAAAACCTGAAAACATCCGTTTTGCGGTCACTTTGGTGCCCTATGACGAGCAGGGTGCAAACTTGCTCCGATCTACTTCTCAAACGATAGGTCCCGATGAAGTCATGGAGGAGGCTTTGGAGCTTTCCGATTTGAGTGGCGTGGAAGGAGTAGTGGCGGTGATTTCTCCTTTGGATGCGGAGGCGTCGCAACTCAATGGAGTCACCGATTTCGATGAGGGGCATCTTTATAATTTTTGGGCTGAATTTGGGGCTCCCAATGCTCAGGTGGAGGTGGAAACGACTCATACTGATGAAGATGCCGGTACGAAGGAAGGGGAAATTTCTTCGAGCGATAAAGGAGAGCTCAACACCTTGGTTTTGAGCGTGATCTCTTATGATGAGGATTCCGTTTCTTTGGATTGGAATCGTTTGGTGCGGGACTCGGTCTTTTCGTATGAAGTGCACTATGGAACCGAAGACGACGATTTGGAATTCACTCAAGTCATTCCTCATGCCTACACCACTTCTGCAACCATCAGCGGTTTGGAGGCGGGGGAAACCTATTATTTTGAATTGGAAACTTACAATGAAAATGGAGTGGCCATTGTGGATGCGAGTTCCATAATTGCCGTAACTCCTGAAGCATGGATTTTCTCGGATGTTTCTTATCTTCATTCTCGCTATGCCGAGATTCATGCCTTGGTGGAAGGAGGCGTTTTTCAAGGGTATGCCGATGGAAGTTTCAAACCTGAGGTCACCATCAATCGTGCAGAACTTTTGAAGATTTTGATCGAAGGTCGAGGTTACACTCCTGGAGCTCATTACAATAACTGTTTTAGCGATGTGGGCACCGCGTGGTACGCTAAATACGTTTGTTATGCCAAAGAAGAGGGGTGGGTGAATGGTTACGCGGATGGCAGCTTTAAGCCCGGGGAACCGGTCAACAAGGTGGAGGCCTTGAAGATGCTTTTCAATGTTTATGAGGCCGGCCTTCAAGAAGGGACGGTGACGGAGGAATTGCCTTATGAAGATTTGAACTCCCATGCCTGGTACTCCATTTATGTGAGTGAGGCTTCGGAATTGGGTATTTTAGAAGAAGAACCTGGCACTGTTTTTGAAGCCACTGAAGGGCGCTCTCGATCTGAAATGGCCGTGGAGCTTTACCGTTACTTAGTGGTCATGGATTTGATACGCGAGTGA
- a CDS encoding DUF1615 family protein, with product MGKPEEKYGKSVRALNPLRRGSSSRDVPSASSRGFLDKIRSHLRKGLVLAAFGGIGTGGGIFLEQRLKLGTAIAALSEHWGTPTASLPSSETEIESVQEPECGASEWELTPPPQAEALEPALAKRALQSALEFRFPNDEVEAGRWANALVSAMEKERYPLTVTKMALLLAFIETESDFQVDPAFTSGQVRSEISDTIEAKEKQYPGALQWAKDLGIYDDYEPFLDRAKAAKSEGSVLKILHDGIDALKAEGKENTRALIVQRFGEDWEFLALGLVHSLGPTQINAWNTFSLEERKTLTPDQLRMRQLELLNSPETGIQYTVRLLKALQEVYGNDLPSVIGDYKGGPFAHFKAKIQVILQGVTPDLEVDGDLVFYTAKGLPDSTRDSSTLLAAFQFNEKHELGFEDEQIREAFAKTGKDLMEDCVVRSILQEGQELGVDLNVRLQTSKGEGSAKARQTVEEYVDLVTGRYREWLERLKAAKFSHTKAVEPVASAKTSGSTKPASTSSSKAKVIKASAVKPEAPKEKEKAVPTHTMPSEAQFNAAYALHRGKCDPGLYVYYFDGENGESGEVRVSWEIARSQFSGYEYVVRLTPIDGDNSRRAVALYTYYDNYLMKAQRKVFW from the coding sequence ATGGGCAAGCCTGAGGAAAAGTATGGGAAATCTGTTCGAGCTCTCAATCCGTTGAGGAGAGGCTCCTCATCGAGGGATGTCCCTTCTGCTTCCAGTAGAGGTTTTTTAGATAAAATCCGAAGTCATTTGAGAAAGGGGCTCGTATTGGCAGCTTTTGGTGGTATTGGTACGGGAGGAGGTATCTTTTTAGAACAGAGGCTCAAGCTTGGTACAGCGATTGCCGCCCTAAGCGAACATTGGGGAACTCCTACGGCATCGCTGCCTTCTTCTGAAACTGAGATAGAATCGGTGCAGGAACCAGAGTGTGGGGCATCTGAGTGGGAGTTGACGCCTCCTCCTCAAGCGGAAGCTTTGGAGCCTGCTTTGGCGAAAAGGGCGCTGCAGTCTGCTTTGGAATTCCGTTTTCCGAACGATGAGGTGGAGGCTGGGCGTTGGGCTAACGCTCTTGTGAGTGCCATGGAAAAGGAAAGGTATCCACTGACTGTAACTAAGATGGCTTTGTTATTGGCCTTTATTGAAACAGAATCTGATTTCCAGGTGGATCCAGCATTTACATCTGGACAAGTACGGAGTGAAATTTCTGACACTATTGAGGCAAAAGAGAAGCAGTATCCTGGGGCTTTGCAATGGGCTAAAGATTTGGGCATTTATGACGATTATGAACCTTTTTTAGACCGTGCTAAAGCTGCTAAAAGTGAAGGGAGTGTGCTTAAAATTTTGCATGATGGGATTGATGCTCTTAAAGCTGAAGGAAAGGAAAATACGCGTGCTTTAATTGTGCAGCGGTTTGGTGAAGATTGGGAATTTTTAGCTTTGGGCTTGGTGCATTCGCTTGGGCCCACTCAAATCAACGCATGGAATACTTTTTCTTTAGAAGAGCGGAAGACTTTGACTCCTGATCAGTTGCGCATGCGTCAGTTGGAATTGCTTAACTCTCCTGAAACGGGCATTCAATACACCGTACGACTTCTCAAAGCATTGCAAGAAGTTTATGGCAATGATTTGCCATCTGTGATTGGGGACTATAAAGGTGGGCCTTTTGCTCACTTTAAGGCTAAAATTCAGGTGATTTTGCAGGGTGTAACTCCTGATTTGGAAGTGGATGGAGATTTGGTTTTTTATACGGCTAAAGGTTTGCCTGATTCAACTAGAGATTCCTCCACTTTACTGGCAGCGTTTCAGTTCAATGAAAAGCATGAGCTGGGTTTCGAAGATGAGCAAATCCGAGAGGCTTTTGCGAAAACGGGTAAAGATTTGATGGAAGATTGTGTGGTCCGAAGTATTTTACAAGAAGGTCAAGAATTGGGAGTGGACTTGAATGTGCGTTTGCAAACGAGTAAAGGGGAGGGCAGTGCCAAGGCTAGACAAACGGTTGAAGAATATGTGGACCTTGTGACGGGACGTTATAGGGAATGGCTTGAGCGTCTCAAGGCTGCAAAATTTTCGCATACTAAAGCTGTAGAACCCGTGGCATCGGCGAAAACTTCTGGTTCAACTAAACCGGCTTCAACTTCTTCATCGAAGGCTAAAGTGATAAAAGCCAGTGCTGTGAAACCGGAGGCGCCGAAGGAAAAGGAAAAGGCTGTTCCTACGCATACAATGCCTTCGGAAGCGCAATTCAATGCTGCTTATGCTCTGCATAGGGGTAAGTGTGATCCTGGTTTATACGTATACTATTTTGATGGAGAGAATGGAGAGAGTGGTGAAGTTCGGGTGAGTTGGGAGATTGCTCGTTCGCAATTTTCTGGATATGAATATGTTGTTAGACTTACTCCAATTGATGGAGATAATTCTCGAAGAGCAGTCGCTCTTTACACGTATTATGATAATTACTTAATGAAGGCTCAGCGTAAAGTTTTTTGGTGA